A region from the Caldisericaceae bacterium genome encodes:
- the def gene encoding peptide deformylase produces MKIYIYGHPVLRKKANKVTNVDKKLLSIVDDMFKTMRNNTPKGIGLAATQVGILQSFFIYEIDDDSGVVINPEILEKKGEKEKEEEGCLSVPHVYGVVERPSKIFVRYFDLNGKKREEEITGLKARVFQHEIDHLKGVIFTDYIDDIEVLEVEEGYELPEELLRKYQNL; encoded by the coding sequence ATGAAAATTTATATTTACGGACATCCTGTATTAAGGAAAAAAGCAAACAAAGTAACAAACGTTGATAAAAAATTACTGAGTATTGTAGATGATATGTTTAAAACAATGAGAAATAATACACCTAAGGGCATTGGTCTTGCTGCAACTCAGGTTGGGATTCTACAATCATTTTTTATTTACGAGATTGATGATGATAGTGGTGTAGTTATTAATCCTGAAATATTAGAGAAAAAAGGCGAAAAAGAAAAAGAAGAAGAAGGATGTTTGTCTGTTCCGCATGTGTATGGTGTTGTTGAAAGGCCATCTAAGATTTTTGTTAGGTATTTTGACCTCAATGGGAAAAAACGTGAAGAAGAAATAACAGGTTTAAAAGCTCGGGTTTTTCAGCATGAAATAGACCATTTAAAAGGTGTTATTTTTACTGATTATATTGACGACATCGAAGTACTTGAAGTCGAAGAAGGGTATGAATTGCCAGAAGAACTTTTAAGAAAATACCAGAATTTATGA
- a CDS encoding threonylcarbamoyl-AMP synthase gives MKEDFKKAKEFLLKDGIIAFKTDTVMGVGVNGLSKKAVKSLFDLKKRLYDKPIYLLAYSFEQIYEYACLIPQYALKLMKKFFPGSLTLIFNSQKKLYTTPLELGETIGVRIPNYPDLIEFLAYIEIPLLNTSANFSNELPLKTKEDVLKSFDKKVFFVEFEHEIEMLDISSTIVDATSHKPAIIREGAVKI, from the coding sequence ATGAAGGAAGATTTTAAAAAGGCAAAAGAATTTCTGCTTAAAGATGGAATAATAGCATTTAAAACTGATACAGTCATGGGAGTTGGAGTAAATGGACTTAGTAAAAAGGCTGTTAAAAGTTTATTTGATCTAAAAAAACGTCTTTACGATAAACCAATTTACTTACTTGCGTATTCTTTTGAACAGATCTACGAGTATGCTTGCTTAATCCCTCAATATGCCTTAAAGCTAATGAAAAAGTTTTTCCCTGGTTCACTTACACTTATATTTAATTCACAAAAGAAATTATACACAACGCCGCTTGAGTTAGGTGAAACCATTGGAGTAAGGATTCCTAATTATCCAGATTTAATTGAATTTCTTGCGTATATAGAAATTCCTTTATTGAATACGAGTGCAAATTTCTCTAACGAACTTCCACTAAAAACGAAAGAAGATGTTTTGAAAAGTTTTGATAAAAAAGTTTTTTTCGTTGAATTTGAACACGAAATTGAGATGCTAGATATTTCTTCCACAATAGTTGATGCAACATCTCATAAACCTGCTATAATTAGAGAAGGAGCGGTTAAAATATGA
- the fmt gene encoding methionyl-tRNA formyltransferase, whose translation MRYAFFSGSEISIPFLEAILNEVVLIVTLPPRVKGRGSKKTDNPLKTFANSKQIDVIEVEKFSNEINQKILSYNLDAIVVFAFGKIIPDEIINNVHCPLNIHPSDLPLYRGASPIERQLLDGVEESAVTIIKISNQLDAGSIIFKEKFKVTLFDDYFSFLRKVYDIGITLLKDALKCCSESRCIPIPQSGQATKANKIKKEEEIIDFNLVALSVHNKVRAFTRIGAYAKFRNKILKIFKTEPILNFEHFETPGKIVKIEKDFFVVSCGVGAVKVLEVQLEGKKRVPSKDFINGYKLKEGEILNENCSPC comes from the coding sequence ATGAGATATGCTTTTTTTAGTGGAAGTGAAATTTCAATACCGTTTTTAGAAGCAATATTAAATGAAGTAGTTTTAATTGTAACCCTTCCACCGAGGGTAAAAGGTCGTGGAAGTAAAAAAACTGATAATCCCTTAAAAACATTCGCTAACAGTAAACAAATTGATGTAATTGAAGTCGAAAAATTCTCTAATGAAATTAACCAAAAAATCCTCTCTTACAATCTTGATGCAATTGTTGTCTTTGCTTTTGGAAAAATTATCCCAGATGAAATTATAAACAACGTTCATTGTCCTTTAAATATCCATCCGTCAGATCTTCCTCTCTATAGAGGAGCAAGTCCTATCGAGAGGCAACTTTTAGATGGAGTTGAGGAATCTGCTGTAACAATCATTAAGATAAGCAACCAATTAGATGCAGGTAGCATAATCTTTAAGGAAAAATTTAAAGTAACTCTATTCGATGATTATTTTTCGTTTTTAAGAAAGGTCTACGATATTGGGATTACACTTTTAAAAGACGCTCTTAAATGTTGTTCGGAAAGTAGGTGTATCCCCATCCCTCAATCAGGTCAAGCAACCAAAGCAAACAAAATTAAAAAAGAAGAGGAGATAATTGATTTTAATTTAGTTGCTCTGTCTGTTCATAACAAGGTAAGGGCGTTTACAAGAATCGGAGCCTATGCAAAATTTAGAAATAAAATATTAAAAATTTTCAAAACAGAGCCAATTTTAAATTTCGAACATTTTGAAACCCCAGGGAAAATCGTTAAAATAGAAAAAGATTTTTTTGTCGTTAGCTGTGGGGTTGGTGCTGTAAAGGTTTTGGAAGTACAACTTGAAGGTAAAAAAAGAGTCCCTTCAAAAGATTTTATTAATGGTTATAAATTAAAAGAAGGAGAAATTCTAAATGAAAATTGCAGTCCTTGTTAA
- a CDS encoding FAD-binding protein has product MKALVVIDEKEVDLSLIKNYFNGVLVASFKKDSNAHYVPQKDIYTAFEGFLFLSKIPNILSFDALIFTNEVLPREVATFFANHFALSIVSHTKGFEIGQNIKGIVYSWGDMGLKILTKTKPSVFVFDFRSSSKNKFDYSAKEVVNFEELDNQNPSMVTTLVNRSRKNFSDHIDAKIVVGIGLGVRKEVLPFVKEFATFLGAPLSGTRPVADLGYIGRDKFIGDTGIKIKTNVYIAFGISGAIQHLEGINAKNIIAINSDSSAPIFNYATLCINERVEDVIGQLLQWARSF; this is encoded by the coding sequence TTGAAAGCACTTGTTGTAATTGATGAGAAGGAGGTCGATTTAAGTTTAATAAAGAACTATTTTAATGGAGTTTTAGTTGCATCCTTTAAAAAAGACTCAAATGCGCATTATGTCCCTCAAAAAGATATTTATACCGCATTTGAAGGATTTCTATTTCTTAGTAAGATTCCAAATATTTTATCATTCGATGCTCTAATTTTTACTAATGAAGTGCTTCCAAGAGAAGTTGCTACATTCTTTGCAAATCATTTTGCTCTTTCAATAGTTTCACATACTAAGGGTTTTGAAATCGGCCAAAACATTAAAGGGATTGTCTATAGTTGGGGGGACATGGGGCTTAAAATTCTTACAAAGACAAAGCCATCTGTATTTGTTTTTGACTTCCGCAGTAGTTCAAAAAACAAATTTGATTATAGCGCAAAAGAAGTTGTTAATTTTGAAGAATTAGATAATCAAAATCCTTCAATGGTTACTACATTAGTGAATAGAAGTAGAAAAAATTTTTCTGATCATATAGATGCAAAAATTGTAGTAGGTATTGGTTTAGGGGTTCGTAAAGAAGTATTACCTTTTGTTAAAGAGTTTGCAACATTTTTAGGAGCTCCACTTAGTGGCACAAGACCGGTTGCCGATTTAGGTTATATAGGTAGAGACAAGTTTATAGGGGATACAGGTATAAAGATAAAAACAAATGTTTATATTGCTTTTGGTATATCTGGTGCAATTCAACACTTAGAAGGTATTAACGCCAAAAATATTATTGCGATTAATTCTGACAGTTCTGCCCCTATATTCAATTATGCAACTCTTTGTATAAATGAACGTGTTGAAGATGTTATAGGACAACTACTCCAATGGGCGAGAAGTTTTTAA
- a CDS encoding molybdopterin molybdotransferase MoeA, whose translation MGEKFLRVISLTYIEENILNYFEIPIEKTTLPVFESLGYFTSEDIYAKIPLPPFKKSLVDGYAVRHNEVKGASAENPVMLKLLGKIEIGSNPIDLTYPNSAVYVPTGGAVPLNADAVVMIENTELVNDTLFVYKTVTEGENIFNEGEEIKSNTLILKKGERITPKVSGILNTTGNRMIPVYKKVKVGFFSTGSELTEVYPLPIGKIYDFNNITLHSLLIKDGFNPTNYGIIEDSEAKIKKVLKTALDQNDIVLMTGGTSKGELDFTVKTINELGNPGVLIHGINVSPGKPTIFASISNKLVIGLSGNPLATFLIYSLVVKELIYKKLGFNYEKRKIYGILSEDVNSRKGRDEFILGKLVSKDNKNFIEPILADSSFSFAIKEAQGYFIIPSQFEGITANSIVEFYFFD comes from the coding sequence ATGGGCGAGAAGTTTTTAAGAGTTATATCTTTAACTTACATTGAAGAAAACATATTAAACTATTTTGAAATCCCTATTGAAAAAACTACACTTCCAGTTTTTGAATCTTTAGGGTATTTCACTTCAGAGGATATTTATGCTAAAATTCCCCTTCCTCCATTTAAAAAATCACTTGTTGACGGGTATGCCGTGAGACATAACGAGGTAAAAGGAGCAAGTGCTGAAAACCCTGTGATGCTTAAACTTTTGGGCAAAATTGAAATAGGTTCAAACCCAATTGATTTGACTTATCCGAATTCTGCTGTGTATGTTCCAACTGGTGGCGCTGTTCCTTTAAATGCGGATGCAGTTGTTATGATTGAGAATACTGAATTAGTAAATGATACGCTCTTTGTTTATAAAACAGTAACCGAAGGAGAAAATATTTTTAACGAAGGTGAGGAAATAAAATCCAATACTTTAATTTTAAAAAAGGGTGAAAGAATTACACCCAAAGTTTCTGGCATTCTTAATACAACTGGCAATAGAATGATCCCTGTTTACAAAAAAGTAAAAGTTGGTTTTTTTTCAACTGGAAGTGAACTAACTGAAGTATATCCATTACCAATTGGCAAGATATACGATTTTAATAACATAACCCTTCATTCACTTCTTATAAAAGATGGTTTTAATCCGACTAATTACGGAATAATTGAAGATTCTGAAGCAAAGATTAAAAAAGTTTTAAAAACTGCTTTGGACCAAAATGATATCGTTTTAATGACTGGTGGAACAAGTAAAGGTGAGTTAGATTTTACAGTTAAAACAATTAATGAGTTAGGTAACCCAGGAGTGTTAATCCACGGGATCAACGTTTCGCCTGGTAAACCTACCATTTTTGCAAGCATTTCAAATAAATTAGTTATTGGATTATCAGGCAATCCTCTTGCAACATTTCTTATTTACTCTTTAGTGGTAAAGGAACTTATCTACAAAAAACTTGGTTTTAACTACGAAAAAAGAAAAATCTACGGCATACTTTCAGAAGATGTTAACTCAAGAAAAGGAAGAGATGAGTTTATCTTAGGAAAATTAGTCAGTAAAGATAATAAAAATTTTATAGAGCCAATACTTGCTGACTCTTCATTTTCCTTTGCAATAAAGGAAGCCCAGGGATATTTTATAATCCCTTCCCAATTTGAGGGAATTACTGCAAATTCAATCGTTGAATTTTATTTCTTTGATTAA